The genomic stretch ATGATGGTTAGGACTGCACAGATTCGGGGCGTGATTCGCTTGCAGGTGGCGATCACCGTAGTACTCGCTGTAGCGCTCCTCCTTATTTTGGGACGATCGGCAGCAATTGCAAGTGGATTGGGTGGTGTTATCGCAGTTTTTGGCAGCGTACTCTATGCAGTAATTGCATACGGTGCGATTGGTGGTTTGAAGTTTGCGCCCCCCGCTGAAATTATGCGCCGCCACTTTGCTGCAGAGATGGCCAAGCTTTGTGTGACGTTGCTGAGCTTTGCGGCGTTATTTGTTTTGTATCGGCAGGCAGCTTGGTTGTGGGTATTTGTTGGATACCTCGCAGCCGCCAGCGCCTACTGGTTTGGGCTTTTAATTCAATTTGATGGTAAAAAGTAGATCATGGCACAAGATGCAACTAGTTATATCCAGCACCATTTGACCCATGCCAAATCCGCCGGCGTCCACCTGGATACCTTTTGGATTGCGCTGATTTTGGGTCTGGCTTTTGTCGGTTTGTTTGCTTACGTAGCTAAGAAAGCAACTCCAGGTGTGCCAGGTCGTTTGCAAAACTTTGTAGAATTGATCGTTGAAATGGTTGATAGCCAGATCAAGGACGCATTCCACGCTAAATCTAAAGTCATCGGCCCATTGAGCTTGACGATTTTCTGCTGGGTGTTCTTGATGAACGCGATGGACTTCTTGCCAGTTGATTTGTTGCCAATGGCTGCGCAATGGATTGGTTACACTTTCTTTGGTGCTGATCCTCACCACGTTTACTTGCGTGTTGTACCGACTGCTGACGTAAACCAAACATTTGCAATGTCTTTAACTGTGATGTTGCTGATCGTTGGCTTCTCGATTTCTGCTAAAGGATTGTTTGGCTGGATTAAAGAGTTGTTCACTGCGCCTTTCCACGCTGATGGTTTGGTAATGACGATCATTTTGGCGCCAGTTAACTTCGCGTTCCAATTGATCGAGTTGGCAGCTAAACCAATCTCTCTGGCACTGCGTCTGTTCGGTAACATGTACGCCGGTGAGTTGATCTTCATCTTGATCGCCTTGTTGCCATGGTGGATCAACTGGGTGCTGGGCGCACCATGGG from Chitinibacter sp. SCUT-21 encodes the following:
- a CDS encoding ATP synthase subunit I, producing MAITVVLAVALLLILGRSAAIASGLGGVIAVFGSVLYAVIAYGAIGGLKFAPPAEIMRRHFAAEMAKLCVTLLSFAALFVLYRQAAWLWVFVGYLAAASAYWFGLLIQFDGKK
- the atpB gene encoding F0F1 ATP synthase subunit A, which produces MAQDATSYIQHHLTHAKSAGVHLDTFWIALILGLAFVGLFAYVAKKATPGVPGRLQNFVELIVEMVDSQIKDAFHAKSKVIGPLSLTIFCWVFLMNAMDFLPVDLLPMAAQWIGYTFFGADPHHVYLRVVPTADVNQTFAMSLTVMLLIVGFSISAKGLFGWIKELFTAPFHADGLVMTIILAPVNFAFQLIELAAKPISLALRLFGNMYAGELIFILIALLPWWINWVLGAPWAIFHILVVTLQAFVFMMLTIVYLSLAVEDH